A genomic region of Solanum dulcamara chromosome 2, daSolDulc1.2, whole genome shotgun sequence contains the following coding sequences:
- the LOC129880848 gene encoding uncharacterized protein LOC129880848: MLNFLKGVVSGSGTGLKDLPYNIGEPYSSAWGSWIHYRGTSKDDGTPVSVFALSGSSTNDGHLAAGRNGVKRLRTVRHPNILSFLHSTEAENFDGSTAKVTIYIVTEPVMPLSEKLKELGLKGTQRDEYYAWGLHRIAKAVSFLNNDCKLVHGNVCLASVVVTQTLDWKLHAFDILSEFDGHNESAVGPMLQYDWLIGAQYKSKELLKSDWTTIRKSPPWTIDSWGLGCLIYELFSGTKLSKTEDLCNTASIPKSLLPDYQRLLSSMPPRRLNSSKLLENSEYFQNKLVETIQFMEILNLKDSVEKDTFFRKLPNLAEQLPREIVLKKLLPLLASALEFGSAAAPALTALLKMGSWLSTDEFSVKVLPTIIKLFASNDRSIRVGLLQHIDQYGESLSAKIVDEQVYAHVATGFSDTSAFLRELTLKSMLVLAPKLSHRTISGSLLKYLSKLQVDEEPAIRTNTTILLGNIAGYLNEGTRKRVLINALTVRALRDTFAPARAAGIMALSATSSYYDVTEIATRILPNIVVFTIDPDSDVQSKAFEAVDQFLQLVKQHHEKTNTGDTSSTSMGTSSNPGNASLLGWAMSSLTLKGGKSSEQGPYAPASSSMPPTSAVPDSSSIADSSSITPIQISSNTDMTDQHVPVSPSLNDGWGELENGVLEGLDGDKDGWDDIEPQEEPKPSPFLANIQAAQRRPVSQPKPQVTSLRGSTKNEDEDLWGSVPASAPAPRTSSQPSSTRSSRTADDDDPWGAISAPAPSAKPLNVKKGGSLDDNDPWAAIAAPVPTTKARPSVGRGRGNKPTVPKLGAQRINRTSSGI; the protein is encoded by the exons ATGCTGAATTTCTTAAAAGGCGTTGTCAGCGGATCTGGAACAGGCCTCAAAGATCTGCCATACAATATCGGTGAACCTTATTCATCTGCTTGGGGCTCTTGGATTCATTACCGTGGCACTTCCAAG GATGATGGGACTCCTGTGTCAGTATTTGCTCTCTCAGGAAGTAGCACAAATGATGGACATCTAGCTGCTGGCCGGAATGGAGTCAAGAGACTTCGTACA gTTAGGCATCCAAATATTTTGTCATTTCTTCACAGCACTGAAGCtgaaaattttgatggttctacTGCCAAAGTTACCATCTATATTGTTACTGAACCTGTCATGCCACTCTCTGAGAAGCTTAAGGAATTAGGATTAAAAGGTACCCAGAG GGACGAGTATTATGCCTGGGGGTTGCATCGAATAGCCAAAGCTGTGAGCTTCTTAAATAACGACTGCAAACTT GTTCATGGAAATGTTTGTCTGGCTAGTGTTGTTGTTACGCAAACTCTGGACTGGAAATTGCACGCCTTTGATATTCTTTCTGAGTTTGATGGACACAATGAATCTGCTGTTGGACCAATGCTG CAATATGATTGGCTTATTGGTGCACAATACAAATCAAAGGAACTGCTGAAGTCCGACTGGACCACAATCAGAAAGTCTCCGCCTTGGACTATAGATTCTTGGGGTTTGG GCTGTCTTATCTATGAATTGTTTTCTGGCACCAAGTTGAGCAAAACAGAGGACCTGTGCAATACTGCTTCTATTCCAAAG TCTCTACTTCCAGATTATCAGCGTCTCTTGAGCTCTATGCCCCCTCGCAGGTTGAATTCATCAAAGCTTCTTGAAAATAGTG AATATTTCCAAAATAAGTTGGTGGAGACCATTCAATTCATGGAAATACTTAATCTCAAGGATAGTGTAGAAAAAGACACTTTCTTCCGTAAGCTTCCAAATCTAGCAGAGCAACTTCCCCGCGAAATTGTGCTGAAGAAG TTGCTTCCTTTGCTAGCTTCTGCATTAGAATTTGGTTCAGCTGCTGCTCCTGCTTTAACTGCTTTGTTGAAAATGGGTTCTTGGCTTTCAACAGATGAGTTTAGTGTCAAG GTACTGCCTACAATCATAAAACTTTTTGCCTCCAATGATCGGTCCATTCGAGTTGGTCTTCTGCAGCATATTGATCAATATGGAGAGTCATTATCTGCAAAAATTGTTGATGAGCAG GTTTATGCTCATGTGGCTACTGGGTTCTCTGACACATCTGCTTTTCTCCGGGAGTTGACACTTAAATCTATGCTTGTATtggctcctaag CTCTCACATCGCACTATATCGGGATCTTTATTGAAATATCTCTCCAAGCTACAG GTTGATGAAGAACCAGCTATTAGAACAAACACTACTATATTGCTTGGAAATATCGCCGGTTACCTCAATGAGGGG ACAAGGAAAAGGGTGCTAATAAATGCACTCACTGTTCGTGCCTTGCGTGATACATTTGCTCCTGCCCGAGCAGCAG GTATCATGGCTTTGTCTGCTACCAGTTCTTACTATGACGTGACTGAGATTGCAACCCGCATTTTACCTAATATTGTTGTATTTACCATTGATCCAGACAG TGATGTTCAATCAAAAGCGTTCGAAGCAGTTGATCAATTTTTGCAATTAGTCAAGCAGCACCATGAGAAG ACTAACACTGGAGATACCAGCTCCACAAGCATGGGAACTTCATCAAATCCTGGAAATGCGAGTTTGCTAGG CTGGGCTATGAGCTCACTGACCCTTAAAGGCGGCAAATCCTCTGAGCAGGGTCCATATGCTCCAGCTAGCTCAAGCATGCCTCCTACTTCTGCAGTCCCTGATTCTAGCTCAA TTGCAGATAGTTCGAGTATTACACCAATTCAAATTAGTTCCAACACAGATATGACAGATCAGCATGTGCCGGTATCCCCGTCATTAAATGATGGATGGGGAGAACTTGAAAATGGAGTTCTAGAAGGTCTTGATGGTGATAAAGATGGTTGGGACGATATCGAGCCCCAAGAAGAGCCAAAACCATCTCCCTTTCTTGCAAATATCCAAGCTGCTCAAAGACGTCCTGTCTCTCAACCAAAACCACAAG TTACTAGTTTACGAGGAAGTACCAAAAATGAAGATGAAGACCTGTGGGGATCTGTACCTGCTTCTGCTCCTGCTCCAAGAACTAGTTCCCAGCCATCAAGCACAAGATCAAGTAGAACAGCTGATGATGATGACCCATGGGGCGCCATATCTGCCCCGGCACCTTCAGCAAAGCCTTTGAATGTAAAGAAAGGTGGATCACTTGATGATAATGACCCATGGGCTGCTATTGCAGCTCCTGTACCGACTACTAAAGCCAGACCTTCAGTTGGGCGAGGCCGAGGAAACAAACCTACAGTTCCTAAATTGGGTGCCCAAAGAATAAACCGAACATCGTCTGGAATATAA